One window from the genome of Vidua chalybeata isolate OUT-0048 chromosome 3, bVidCha1 merged haplotype, whole genome shotgun sequence encodes:
- the NUS1 gene encoding dehydrodolichyl diphosphate synthase complex subunit NUS1, translating into MSGAGGLAWRALHALVRALLCLQRALLACLRGRAAAAAATSCALLAPAARALGFREARAAWRRRGPARGGAARARQRWRADGRALRKLPVHVGLVVTEEEPSYADMASLVVWCMAVGISYVSVYDHNGIFKRNNSRLMDEILKQQQELLGLDCSKYSVEFANHDKTGQVLNCQSALKVLSPEDGKADIVKAAQNFCQLVAQQQRTHSDLDVNMLDNLLSSTNGFPDPDLVLKFGPVDSTLGFLPWHIRLTEIISLPSHLNISYEDFFSALHHYAACEQRWGK; encoded by the exons ATGAGCGGGGCGGGCGGTCTGGCGTGGCGCGCGCTGCACGCGCTGGTGCGCGccttgctctgcctgcagcGCGCGCTGCTCGCGTGCCTGCGCGGccgcgcggccgccgccgccgccacctcTTGCGCGCTCCTggcgcccgccgcccgcgcgCTCGGCTTCCGAGAGGCGCGCGCGGCCTGGCGGCGGCGGGGACCCGcgcgcggcggggcggcgcgcGCACGGCAGCGGTGGCGCGCGGACGGGCGCGCCCTGCGGAAGCTGCCGGTGCACGTGGGGCTGGTGGTGACCGAGGAGGAGCCGAGCTACGCGGACATGGCCAGCCTGGTCGTGTGGTGCATGGCCGTGGGCATCTCCTACGTCAGCGTCTACGACCATAACG gtattttcaaGAGGAATAATTCAAGATTGATggatgaaattttaaaacagcagcaagaacTCTTGGGACTAGATTGTTCCAAGTACTCCGTGGAATTTGCAAATCACGACAAAACTGGTCAAG ttttaaattGCCAATCTGCATTGAAGGTGCTGTCTCCAGAAGATGGAAAAGCAGATATAGTCAAAGCTGCTCAGAACTTCTGTCAGTTGGTAGCACAGCAGCAAAGAACACATTCAGACCTGGATGTGAATATGTTAGACAACTTATTAAGTA GTACAAATGGATTTCCTGATCCTGATTTAGTCTTGAAGTTTGGTCCTGTGGACAGCACATTAGGATTCCTTCCGTGGCACATCAGACTGACAGAAATCAT TTCTTTGCCTTCCCACCTAAACATCAGCTATGAAGactttttctctgctctccatCACTATGCAGCCTGTGAGCAACGCTGGGGAAAGTGA